A window from Vanessa cardui chromosome 21, ilVanCard2.1, whole genome shotgun sequence encodes these proteins:
- the LOC124539016 gene encoding venom protease, translating into MWRLCILIIISALSSEGKLINSDLLDPEWQDLVSAGGMHIGHGRTKRFVELNENQPNLPHQACLLPDGKAGHCRHLHYCVQEDFKRDFMKFMDYLCIIKHSAIGVCCPDGMVAGGVEALAGDLPATAPRDENEIAFKIDRAENRGCGLSTRAQSRVTGSQPAKPREWPWMASITPEGFEQYCGGVLITDRHVLTAAHCTRRWKAEELFVRLGEYDLERTNDSRSYNFRVIEIRQHEQFDVSNYHHDVAILKLHRPAVFNTYVWPICLPPRGLVLDDEMATIIGWGTLWYGGPHSNVLMEVSVPIWNHEACVNSFSDSIFNETLCAGGKDGGRDACQGDSGGPLMYQMSSGRWAVVGVVSWGVRCGEPSHPGLYARVDQYLEWILQNAIF; encoded by the exons ATGTGGCGTCTTtgcattttaattatcatttctgCTTTAAGTTCCGAGGGTAAATTAATTAACT CGGATCTGCTCGATCCAGAATGGCAGGATCTCGTCTCTGCCGGCGGAATGCACATCGGACACGGGCGGACTAAAAGATTTGTAGAGCTCAATGAAAACCAG CCAAATCTACCGCATCAAGCTTGCCTTCTCCCAGATGGCAAAGCTGGGCACTGTCGGCACTTGCATTACTGCGTTCAGGAAGACTTCAAGAGGGATTTCATGAAGTTTATGGATTACCTCTGCATTATAAAACACTC ggCTATTGGTGTCTGCTGTCCTGATGGTATGGTAGCTGGTGGCGTAGAAGCTTTGGCAGGAGATCTGCCTGCAACAGCACCTAGAGATGAAAATGAGATCGCTTTTAAGATCGACAGAGCTGAAAATAGAG GTTGTGGACTGAGCACACGAGCTCAGAGTAGGGTTACTGGATCGCAGCCTGCCAAACCTCGTGAGTGGCCCTGGATGGCATCTATCACCCCAGAAGGCTTTGAACAATATTGTGGGGGTGTTCTCATTACTGACCGACATGTGCTCACAGCGGCTCACTGTACGAGAAG ATGGAAGGCAGAAGAGTTATTCGTGCGTCTTGGGGAATACGATCTCGAACGAACAAATGATTCTCGCTCATACAACTTCCGTGTCATCGAGATACGTCAACACGAACAATTTGACGTATCGAATTACCATCACGACGTGGCGATATTGAAGCTTCACAGACCAGCTGTGTTCAACACATACGTATGGCCGATATGTCTCCCTCCACGAGGATTGGTCTTAGATGATGAAATGGCAACTATAATAG GTTGGGGTACATTGTGGTACGGTGGTCCACACAGCAATGTTCTCATGGAAGTATCGGTGCCGATATGGAACCACGAAGCCTGTGTGAACTCATTCAGTGATTCGATCTTCAACGAGACGCTGTGTGCTGGTGGAAAGGACGGAGGACGAGATGCTTGTCAG GGTGACAGTGGTGGTCCACTGATGTACCAAATGTCGAGTGGTCGCTGGGCGGTGGTGGGGGTGGTGTCGTGGGGCGTGCGCTGCGGGGAGCCGTCGCACCCCGGCCTCTACGCCCGCGTCGACCAGTACCTCGAGTGGATCCTACAGAATGCTATCTTCTAG